CTTCTGCATTGATTGCGGAAATCGTGCTGACAGCATTCTTCCTCATCGTGATCCTCGGCTCAACATCCTCTTCTGCGCCAAAAAGCTTTGCACCGATCGCCATTGGTCTTTCCCTTACGCTGATCCATCTTGTGGCTATCCCCATCAGTAACACCTCGGTGAATCCAGCACGTTCAGCGGCAGCAGCTCTCTTTGCCGAAACCAACGCGCTCGGCCAGCTGTGGTTATTCTGGGTGGCTCCACTACTTGGGGCTGCGATCGGTGCAATTATCTGGAAAGGCCTACTCGGTAAAGACTGATCAGCATCCCTAGAGCATTTCCAGTTTTCATTGAATCATTAGAAATGCTCTATCTTTTTGTTTTTTATGCGCAATCATCGAAAAGGCCGGGTCAAACCGGTCTTTTTATTTTTCAACTATGTGTTTTAAAGCAAACCACACCAGATCTTTCAAAAGTTTCGATTTTCCAAGAAAAAGTGATCATTGCTCGCAATAAATTACTATAAGATAGAACTCCCTTTTACAGATGTTCTGAGCAATGTCCCCCAGCACTGATGCCACCCACGCGGATCGCTATGCCGCATTCCGTCATACGTCGTTCAAAAAATATTGGGCCGCACGCTTCCTGAGCGCATTTGCCGTTCAGATCGTCAGCGTCGCGGTCGGCTGGCAAATTTATGACCAAACCCGCGATGCCTTCAATCTTGGCATGGTAGGGCTCGTACAGTTTCTACCCGCCCTGCTGCTGGTTTTGTTGACGGGTGCCGCTGCTGACCGGTTTGGCCGACGCCTTGTCATGGGCTTGTCGCTCATATTGGAAGCAGGTGTCACTGCATTTCTGCTTTTGCTCACGCTGTTGAGTGATTTCGAGCCGATAATTGTCTTCGCAGCCCTTCTGGTGTTCGGGATTGCCCGCGCATTTCTTGGACCATCGTCAGCCTCTCTAGTTGTAAACCTCGTTCCGACAGAAGATTTTGCCAATGCAGTTTCATGGAACTCATCAGCCTGGCAGGTAGCAACAATTGTCGGCCCGGTTGCCGGTGGATTGCTCTATGGTATCTCACATCTTGCAGCTTATGGCGTCGCAACAGTTTTTCTGATTTCAGGCTCGGTCCTGATTTTCTCGATCTCAAAACCAAGGCAACATACGACGATGGAGGAGCGTTCGCTCACCTCCATGCTTGCTGGCTTCCGCTATATCTGGAAAGAAAAGATTGTTTTGGGAGCCATCTCGCTTGATCTCTTCGCTGTTCTGCTTGGTGGCACGGTCGCGCTTTTACCGATTTATGCCCGCGACATTCTCGATCTCGGACCATGGGGATTAGGTCTGCTACGCTCTGCACCCGGTATTGGCGCCGTCCTGACCGCGATCTGGCTTGCAGGTCACCCGATCCGCGATCATGCAGGTCGCGTGATGTTCGTCTTTGTCGGTCTATTTGGCTTATTCAATATCATCTTTGGCGTGTCGACACTCGTTTGGCTGTCGATTATCGCTTTGGCTCTTGCCGGTGCTGCCGATATGATCAGCGTTTATATCCGCGAAACGCTGATGCAGCTCTGGACGCCAGACCACGTGCGCGGACGCGTCAATGCGGTCAATATGGTGTTTGTCGGCGCATCAAACGAGCTGGGTGAATTCCGCGCCGGGCTTATGGCCGCAGCTATTGGTGCGGTACCTGCCGTTGTTATTGGCGGAATAGGTTCCATCGTTGTTGCGGCTGCGTGGGCTGCTATGTTCCCGCAACTGCGCAAAGCGCGCAATTTGCAAGGGCGCACCTAATTTCCGATCAGAGCGTCAGGCATCTGACGCGCTGATATTCCCGGCCTGAACACGCGTTTCGATCTGATCCCGATCTTCAGCTTTGATGCCAATCAGATCGGCAACACGCCACATCACATCAACCTCGACTTCGCTTGCAACACCATCGGCATAGACAATGTTCCACATCAGGGCGATGAAATCGAGCCGAGCCTGATAATCCAGATGGCGTTTGAGAACAGACGTAAAATCCGACAGGCTGATTGATTCCTGATCAGCCTCTTCGGCAGCTCGGAGAAGCTGCTTAAGAGCATCGCCCTTTAGTCCATATTTCTGTGCAAGCGTGACCGAAAGCTTGGCGCGCTCTACTTCACGCGCATCACCATCAGCATCCATGATGTGAAAC
This genomic stretch from Brucella pseudogrignonensis harbors:
- a CDS encoding MFS transporter; amino-acid sequence: MSPSTDATHADRYAAFRHTSFKKYWAARFLSAFAVQIVSVAVGWQIYDQTRDAFNLGMVGLVQFLPALLLVLLTGAAADRFGRRLVMGLSLILEAGVTAFLLLLTLLSDFEPIIVFAALLVFGIARAFLGPSSASLVVNLVPTEDFANAVSWNSSAWQVATIVGPVAGGLLYGISHLAAYGVATVFLISGSVLIFSISKPRQHTTMEERSLTSMLAGFRYIWKEKIVLGAISLDLFAVLLGGTVALLPIYARDILDLGPWGLGLLRSAPGIGAVLTAIWLAGHPIRDHAGRVMFVFVGLFGLFNIIFGVSTLVWLSIIALALAGAADMISVYIRETLMQLWTPDHVRGRVNAVNMVFVGASNELGEFRAGLMAAAIGAVPAVVIGGIGSIVVAAAWAAMFPQLRKARNLQGRT
- a CDS encoding TerB family tellurite resistance protein, with product MFERLLDFLKELPGSGLRERGEKFSDDDPRLAAAALMFHIMDADGDAREVERAKLSVTLAQKYGLKGDALKQLLRAAEEADQESISLSDFTSVLKRHLDYQARLDFIALMWNIVYADGVASEVEVDVMWRVADLIGIKAEDRDQIETRVQAGNISASDA